The nucleotide sequence CCGATGCCCTCACTCGGAGGGGCCGCGTCAGGGCTCTTCCTCGCGGCGCACGGGCACTCTGCCGACGGCTGGGCGTTCCCGCGCGGCGGATCGCAGGCGATCGCGGACGCCCTCGTCGCCGACCTGACGACGCACGGCGGCGCGGTCGAGACGGGCACGCGGGTGGAGACGCTCGCGGGGCTCGACTGGGGCGATCCGGACGCCGGCGACCTGCTGCTGCTCGACACCACACCGCGCCTGCTGCTCACGCATCCGGATCTTCCCGCGCGGTACGCGCACGCGATCCGCCAATACCGGTACGGCCCGGCGGCCGCGAAGGTCGACTTCGCCCTCGACGGCCCCGTACCGTGGGCCCATCCCGACGTCGCTCTCGCCCCCACCGTGCACCTCGGCGGCACGCGGGCGGAGGTGGAGGCGAGTGAGAACGCGGTCGCGCGCGGCGGCCTGACCGACCGCCCGTACGTGCTCACGGTGCAGCCGAGTGTGCTCGACGGCACACGCGCGCCCGAGGGCAAACAGGTTCTGTGGGCCTACATCCACGTTCCGGCCGGCTCGACGTTCGATCCCACCGAAGCCGTCGTCCGACAGGTCGAGCGCTTCGCCCCGGGCTTCCGGCACCGCATCCTCGCCAGCCACGCGATGACCGCCGCCCAGCGGGAGGCCTACAACCCCGCCGACATCGGCGGGGACATCCTCGGCGGCGCGTTCACGTTCGCGCAGGCAATCCGGCGTCCTGTCGTGTCGGCGACCCCGTGGCGCACGCCGCTGCGAGGGGTCTACCTCGCGTCGGCGTCGACCCCGCCCGGACCCGGCGTCACCGGGATGCCCGGCTGGTACGCCGCACGCCAGGCACTGCACGACAACGCACGCCAGCGCCGTGGCGAGCGCCTCGAACTCGGGGACCTCTTCGGAGCGTGACGGCGTGGAAGGCTTCGCCGCGGTCGACTTCGAGTTCGCTCGGCAGGTGCTGCAGCGGGGTGTGGCGGCGCTGTTCGTCATCGCGTTCGTCTCGTCGCTGAACCAGTTCCGCCCGCTGCTCGGCGAGAGCGGCCTGCTGCCGGTGCCGGAACTGCTGGAGTGGGCGCGGACCTCCAAACGAGGTGCACGGATGCTGCGTCCCACCCTGTTCCGCTACCTCCGGTACAGCGATCGCAGGCTCGTCGCCCTCTGCGGGACGGGCATCGTGGTCGCGGCGACGCTCGTCGCGGGTATCCCGCAGCTCGGTCCGCCGTGGGTGCCGATGCTGTGCTTCCTCGCGCTGTGGCTCGGCTACATGTCCATCACGAGCATCGGGCAGACCTTCTACGGCTTCGGGTGGGAGATGCTGCTGCTCGAGGCAGGCTTCCTCGCGGCCTTCCTGGGTTCGAACGACCAACCCCCACCCGTCGTCGTGATCGTGCTGTTCTGGTGGCTGGTGTTCCGGCTCGAGTTCGGCGCGGGCATGATCAAGATCCGGGGCGGGCGCGAGTGGCGGGATCTCACAGCGCTGACCTACCACCACGAGACGCAGCCGATGCCCGGGCCGCTCAGCCGCCAGGCGCACCTGCTCCCCCGCTGGTTCCACAAGGGCGAGGTGCTCGGCAACCACTTCGCGCAGCTCGTGGTGCCGTGGTTCCTCTTCGCGCCCCTCGTCGGACTCTTCGCACCCGGACCGGTGCCCGCGATCGTCGGCGCGGTCGCCGCCGCGATCGTGATCGCCACGCAGGCCTGGCTCGTCGTCACCGGCAACTTCGCCTGGCTCAACTGGATGACGATCGTTCTCGCGTTCTCGGCCATCGGATTGCCCGGAATCGGCGCAGAGCACCAGGGCGCAGCATCCGTTGCGCCCATCGTGATCGACGGGATCCCGCTGTACTGGCTGGTCATCACGAGCGCGGTGGGGGTGCTGTACCTCGTGATCAGCTGGTGGCCGCTGCAGAACCTGTTCGCGCGCCGGCAGCTCATGAACGCGTCGTTCAACCGGTGGCAGCTCGCCAACGCCTACGGCGCATTCGGCACCGTGACGAAGGAGCGCATCGAGATCGTCGTCGAGGGCACGATGGACGAGGACCCCGACAACGCGACCTGGCGCGAGTACGCCTTCAAGGGAAAGCCCGGCGACGTGCACCGCATCCCGCGTCAGTTCGCGCCGTACCACCTGCGCCTGGACTGGCTGATGTGGTTCCTGCCGCTCGGCCGCTCCCTGGACGAATGGTTCACGCCGTTCCTGGTGCGCCTTCTGCAAGCGGATGCTGCGACCCTGCGCCTGCTCGCCCACGACCCGTTCGCCGGCGACCGGCCGCGGTGGGTGCGCGCCGTCTCGTACCGCTACCGCTTCACGACGCGCGCGGAGTTCCGCGAGTCGCACGCCCGGTGGACGCGCGACCGGAGGCGTCCGGTCATGGGACCGGTGTCCCTGCGCCGCTGACCGCGCCCTTCCGCTCGCGTGCGCTGCGGCGGGCGGTGAGGTCGATGATGGCCACCAGGAACGCGAGCGCGAGGAAGACCGCGACCGACAGCATCCCGAACGCGTACGCGTCGTGGTAGACGACGAGACTGTCGTGCGAGCCGGACTCCCGGTAGATCGCGGCGTAGAACAGCGACAGGGCGACGGCCGTGCCGACCGCGGCACCGATGCGCTGGCCGAGCTGACCGACGGAGCCGGCGAGGCCGCCCTGCTTGACCGGGATGTCGCCGAGGGTGAGCGCCTGGTTCGGGGCGATCACGAGACCGCCACCGGCACCGCCGACGGTCATGACGGCGGCGGCGATGTAGGGGGTCCACGCGGGGTCGCTGTACAGCGCGGCGAGCACCAGCCCGCCCACGCACAGCAACATGCCGGCGAGCCCCCACACCACGACGACCCGGCCGTGAGTGCTGACGAGGTTGCCGCCGATCCACGAGGTGACGGCGGACGCCAGCGCGAATCCGATGGAGACCATCCCGGCGTACACCGGCGCGAGCCCGAGCCCGAGCTGCAGGAACAGCGTCGTGACCAGGAACATCGCCGGCGCCGCCGTGAAGTACGCGGTCTGCAGCAGGGTGCCGTTGCGGTACGACGTGATGCGGAAGAGGCCCAGTGGGATGAGCGGCTTGCGGCCGCGCTTCGCATAGCGGCGCTCCCACGCGATGAACGCCGACGCGAACAGCGCGAAGGCGACGAGCAGCCACCAGCGCGCCGGGTTGTCGGTGGGCGCGCCGGTCGTGAAGAGGAAGGGCCACATCAGACAGACGACGCTCGCGCCGAACAGCAGCACGCCGACGGGATCCAGTTGCACCTTGCGCAGAGACCGCGTGCGGGTGTCGGGCAGCAGCCACAGCGCGAGGGCGATCGCGATGAGACACAGCGGCACGTTCATCCAGAAGATGAGTCGCCACCCGTTCGTCGGGCCGCCCAGCGCGATGAGCAGGCCGCCCAGCGTCGGGCCGAAGGCGGTCGCGATGCCGATCGTCGCGCCGAAGAGGCCGAAGGCCCGGGCACGCTCCTTGCCCTGGAACAGCTCCTGCGCCATACCCAGCACCTGGGGCATCTGGATGCCGGCGGCCACGCCCTGCAGCAACCGTCCCACGAGCAGTGCCTCCGCGGTCGGCGCGAGCGCGCAGAGCACGCTGGTGACCGTGTACAGCGTCAGTCCGACGACGAAGAGCGTGCGCCGCGACCTCTGGTCGCCGAGGCGGCCCATCGGCACCAGCACGAGCCCGAAGGTCAGCACGAACCCCGAGACGATCAACTGCAGCTGGGTCGAGCTCGCGCCGAGCACCTCGCCGATCGACGGGAGCGCGACATTGACCTTCGTCATGTCGAGGATGGTGATCGCCGCAACCGAGACGCACACCCAGAAGGCCCGCCAGCGGGCTCCGTGCGAGAGGGGGATGACGGCGGTCGTGACCGGCACGGCACGCCCCTTCGTCGAGGTCTTCGGGGGCGTCGGGTGTGGCTCGGACATCGTGCCCAGGCTAACCCCGTTCCCCAGCGCGCCGGGCGGAGACTCGGGCGGGCGGGACATGATGGAGGGGTGAGACTCCTCGTCGCCGCCCTCGCCTCCGAGCTCGTCGCGTTCCCTGACGACCTCGACGGATTCGACCGCCTCGTCACCGGCCCCGGCAAGCTGCAGGCGACCTACGCGCTCACCCGCGCACTCGACACGACCGCCTACGACGAGATCGTGGTGGTCGGCACCGCGGGAGCGATCGACGCGCGGCTCGAGGCATCCGTCTACGAGATCTCGGCGGCCCTCCAGCACGACGTCACCGACATCGACGGCATCGTCGGCCAGCACGTGTCGCTGCCGGCGCGCGTCGAGCTCGATGCCGACGGCGTGACGATCGCGACCGGCGACCACTTCGTCGACGACTCCGAGGCGGTGGAGGTCATCCGCCCGCTCGGCGCGGGCCTCGTCGATATGGAGACGTACGCGTACATCTGGGTGGCGCAGCGGTTCGGGGTGCCGATCCGCGTGCTGAAGGCCGTCTCGGATCGCGCCCAGGACGGCGCCATCACGGACTGGCGCACCGCGGTGACCGCGTGCAGTCACCAGCTGCGCGACCGCATCCGGGACGACTACGGCGTCTGACCCCGCGGCACCGGCCGCGCGCTCAGGCGATGAGCGGGGCGGATGCTGCGAGCCCGGCGCTGCACGTGGGCGCCTGCGGTGGCGCTCGGGTCGGCGAGTACCGACTGGCGCGTCTTCCGTGTGCGGTGCCGGGGATCAGACGCGCACGCCGGCGTCCTGGCGGATGACGCTCGGGCCCGCGGGTGTCGCCTCGACGGCGAGCTGTGCCGGGAGCTGCTCCTTCATCGCGGCGACGTGGCTGATGACGCCGACCGTGCGCCCGCCCTGGCGCAGCTCGTCGAGAGTGCGCATGGCGAGGTCGAGCGTCTCCTCATCGAGCGAGCCGAATCCCTCGTCGACGAACAGCGTGTCGAGCCGGATGCCGCCGGCGCGGGCCGTCACGACCTCGGCGAGCCCGAGGGCCAGCGCGAGAGACGCGAGGAAGGTCTCGCCACCCGACAGCGACTGGGCCGGACGGGACTGGCCGGTGAACGCGTCCATGATCTCGAGGCCGAGCCCGGAGGCGGCGCCGCGGGCCGCCCGCGCGTCGGTGTGCTGCAGCCGGTAGCGGCCCGACGACATGTCGCTGAGCCGCAGGTTCGCGGCGGCCACGATCTCCTCGAGCTCGGCGGCGAGCACGAACGTCTCGAGGTCCATCTTCATCGTGTTGGGGGCGCGGCCCGCAACGGTGTCGGCGAGCCGCGCGATGGCCGCGGCATCGGCGGCCCGAACGGCGACCCCGGCGTACGCCTGATCGATCTGCATCGCAAGGTCGCGCAGTCCCGCCACGAGCGTGCGCGCGTCGCCCTCGGCGCGCAGTGCCGCGGTGCGTGCCGCGTCGGCTGCCGCGAGCACGTTCCGCGACGCGTCCGTGTCGACAGGATCGGTGGGAGCGCCGGCGAGTTCGAGCTCGAGCTCGAGCACGCGGGCGCGCGCAGCCCCGAGCTGTGCGTCGTGCGCCGAGATCCGCTCGGCGAGCGTCTCCGCCGCCCGCGGCGCCACCAGCGCGGCGGTGACGTCGGCGACATCGGCGAAGACGGATGCCGCGACCCTCTCGTCGACGTCGGCATGTGCCTGCGCGGCCAGCATCGCCGCGCGGTCCGCGTCGGCGCGGGCGTCGGCCGCCGCGCGGGCGGCGTCGCGGACCGCGGTGGCGTGCGCGACGCGGTCGGCCACGCTCGGATGCTCCCCGCGGGCCGCCTCGACCGCCTCGCGTGCGGCGGCCACGCGCTCCTGCAACGCCGCGATCCGCGTGCGGGCGTCGGCGAGCTGCTCCGTCAGCGTGGCGCGCGACGTCTCGGCTTCGAGGTCGAGCGCCGCGAGCCCGGCGCGCCGGGCGGCGAGCGCGTCGCGGCGTTCGACGGCCCGCTCCGCGGCGGCGAGGTCGGCGGCGGCCGCAGCCAGCTGCTCGTGAAGCGGCTCCACGCCTTCGCCGCCGGCGCGGGCTGCGACCTCGGCGTGGCGTTCCCGCGCTCGCTTCGCCGCGTCCGATGCGGCGCTCTCGTGACGGGAGGTTGCGTCCCGCTGGGCTTGCGCCGCTGCGAGGATCTCGTCGGTCACCGGCTCATCGGCGGGTGCCGCCGGGGACGGGTGCGCGGTGGCACCGCAGACGGCGCAGGGCTCACCGTCGACGAGGGTGGTCGCGAGCTCGCCCGCATAGCCGTCGAGGCGGAGCTGCAGCAGCTCGGCGACCCTCGCGGCGGCCGCGGCGGCCGCACCGGCCGCATCGCGATGGACGATCTCGGCCGCGCGCTGCGCGGCGGCGAACCCCTCGGCCTCGACGGCGGCGGCAAGGCGCGCGGCGATCTCGTCGTGACGCGCTCGCGCGGGGTCGCGCCGGGAGGCCGCCTCGCGCTGCGCGTCGAGTTCGGTGTCGATGCGTTCGAGTTCCGCCGGCACCTGCGCCCGCTGCGCATCGAGGGCGACAATGTCGGCTTCGAGCCGCGCAACGCCGGCCGCGGCATCCGTCATCCGCGTCTCGCCGTCAGCGAGGGCGGCCTCCTGCGCGAGCGCCGCGGTCCACAGGGCGAGCTCGCCGGTGAGCCGCTCGACCACCGCGGTGAGATCATCTGTGTCCGCGTCGTCGGTGCCGGCTACCGCTCGGGCCCAGACCGCGTCCGCGGATGCGGCCTGCTCGGCCGTTGCCGCCGCGGTGCGGTCGGCCCGGCGAGCCGTCTCGAGCGGGGCGCGGAGCACCTCGGCCGAACGCGCGCGGTCGAGTCGCCGGCGGTCTTCTGCGATGAGCGGGCCGGCCGCCTCGAGCGCGATGAGTCGGTCCCGAGCACGACCGAGCTCGGCCTGCGCCTTGGCGACCCCGACGCGTTCGAGGTGCGCGGCTTCCGCTGCCGCGCGAGCGTCGTCCGCCTCGGTGCGCTCGCGGGTCAGCGTGTCGAGGCGGTACGAAGCGCGCTGCTCGCCGAGATCGACGGCGGCTCGTCGCGCTGCGAGGTCGAGCGGCGTGGCGCCGACGGATTCGTCGGCCGGCACCAGCTCATGCGCCGCGATCAGTCTCTCGGCCTGATCGAGCAAGGTGCGGGCCCGCTCGCCCAGCGCGTCGAGCTCGTGTTGCGCAGCCCTGCTGCGCTCGCCCAGTTCACGGGCGTACTCCTCATAGCGGCGGGTACCGAACAGCGCACGCAGCAGCGATTGACGCTCGGTGCCGGAAGCGAGGAGGAACCTCGAGAAGCGGTTCTGCGCGAGCAGGATCACCTGCTGGAACTGTTGAGCGTTGAGCCCGAGCACCTCGTCCAGGAAGAGCCCGACCTCGCGCGGCTTGGCGGCTCGGCCGATCCATGCTCCGTCCACGAGCTCCTCGAGCTCTGCACGTGTGGGCTCGGTGGTCAGCCCGCCGCCGCGACGAGCGGGCCGCTGGTACTCCGGGGCCCGGGTCACACGCCAGCGGCGATCGCCGACGGTGAACTCGAGGCGAACCTCCGTCGGGTCCTCGGGTTCGCAATGGTCGCTGCGGAGGCGCTTGTCGCCCGTCTCGTACCGGGGCACGCTGCCGTACAGCGCGAAGCAGACGCCGTCGAGGATGCTCGACTTGCCCGCGCCGGTGCGGCCGGCGATGAGGAAGATGCCGTCGTGCTCGAACGCCTCGAAGTCGACGCTCTGCTTCTCGCGGAACGGCCCGAACCCGGTGAGCTCGAGGTGGTGCAGCCTCACGCGGTCGCCTCCACCCGCGCCCGCTGCTCCAGCAGCTCACCGACGAGCTCGGCCTCGCGAGCCGACGCACCCTCGCCCTCGCGCACGTGCGCGAGGAACGCGTCGACGAGCTCGGCGTCGTTGCGGGCGGCGCGCACGCGCTCGGCGTACGTGCGCGCGTCGCCGGCGCGCGCGGCGACCGGCACGTGGCGCACCTCGGCGCAGAACGGGAACCGTGCGAGCAAACGCCGCATCGGATCGCGCTGCGGCAGCGGATCCGTATATTCGGCGCGCACCCACTCATCGGCGTGGGTCGCGAAGCGCTCGTCGGTCAGCAGCTCGTCGAGCGTCGCGGTCAGCGTGGTGACGGCACGCGGCACCGGCAGCGGGAGCCACTCGACGCGGCCGAGTGCGTCTGGGCCGAGTCCGTCGGCGCCGAGGTCGATCAGCCACGACCCGCGCGGCTTGTGCCCTTCGTCGAAGCTGTAGTGCAGGGGCGCGCCGGAGTAGCGCACGCGCGGCGACAGCTGCTGCCGCCCGTGGATGTGCCCCAGCGCCATGTAGTCCACGCCGTCGAAGGTCGACAGCGGCACGATGTCGAGACCGCCCTGCTGGATGTCGCGCTCGAGATGCGGCGTCGGCTCCACTCCGGCGGCGAAGCAGTGCGCGACCGCGATCGTGCGTCCGCCTCGGGCCACGGCATCTGCCCGCACCAGATCCATGGCGCGCGCGAGCACATCTGCCTGCGTGCGCACGCCCGGCCAGGCGCCGCGCAGCAGCACCGGCTCCAGATAGGGGATGCCGTACACGTGGACCGGGCCGTGCTCGTCGTCGACGGTGATCGGGGTGCCGACCGTCGCGGGATCGGTGATGACGTGGACGCTGTCGCGTAGGAGGCCGGCCTGGAAACCGAGCCGGGCCGCGGAGTCGTGGTTGCCGCTCGTGACGACCACGGTGGCGCCGGCGTCGGCGAGGCCTCGCAGCGCGTCGGTCAGGAGCGTGTACGCCCCCGCGGCGGGAGTCGCGGAATCGAACACGTCGCCGGCGACGATCACGAGGTCGACGTCGCGCTCGGTCACCTGGATGACGAGCTCCTCGAGCACACCTCGCAGCACATCGAGCG is from Microbacterium sp. LWH3-1.2 and encodes:
- a CDS encoding phytoene desaturase family protein produces the protein MAKRATVIGSGPNGLSAAVALARAGYEVRVVEAASTVGGGVRTSPLTLPGFRHDVCSAVHPAALSSPFFRAFGIHDRVGWIHPLASYAQPLDGARAAIAWRDIERTADGLGPDGRAWRAVLRPLSRHLGGLVDFTGSQLLRWPRHPITTVRFGLRALQLGTRLGRGTFRTEEANALLAGVLAHANTPMPSLGGAASGLFLAAHGHSADGWAFPRGGSQAIADALVADLTTHGGAVETGTRVETLAGLDWGDPDAGDLLLLDTTPRLLLTHPDLPARYAHAIRQYRYGPAAAKVDFALDGPVPWAHPDVALAPTVHLGGTRAEVEASENAVARGGLTDRPYVLTVQPSVLDGTRAPEGKQVLWAYIHVPAGSTFDPTEAVVRQVERFAPGFRHRILASHAMTAAQREAYNPADIGGDILGGAFTFAQAIRRPVVSATPWRTPLRGVYLASASTPPGPGVTGMPGWYAARQALHDNARQRRGERLELGDLFGA
- a CDS encoding nucleoside phosphorylase, producing the protein MRLLVAALASELVAFPDDLDGFDRLVTGPGKLQATYALTRALDTTAYDEIVVVGTAGAIDARLEASVYEISAALQHDVTDIDGIVGQHVSLPARVELDADGVTIATGDHFVDDSEAVEVIRPLGAGLVDMETYAYIWVAQRFGVPIRVLKAVSDRAQDGAITDWRTAVTACSHQLRDRIRDDYGV
- a CDS encoding lipase maturation factor family protein, with the protein product MEGFAAVDFEFARQVLQRGVAALFVIAFVSSLNQFRPLLGESGLLPVPELLEWARTSKRGARMLRPTLFRYLRYSDRRLVALCGTGIVVAATLVAGIPQLGPPWVPMLCFLALWLGYMSITSIGQTFYGFGWEMLLLEAGFLAAFLGSNDQPPPVVVIVLFWWLVFRLEFGAGMIKIRGGREWRDLTALTYHHETQPMPGPLSRQAHLLPRWFHKGEVLGNHFAQLVVPWFLFAPLVGLFAPGPVPAIVGAVAAAIVIATQAWLVVTGNFAWLNWMTIVLAFSAIGLPGIGAEHQGAASVAPIVIDGIPLYWLVITSAVGVLYLVISWWPLQNLFARRQLMNASFNRWQLANAYGAFGTVTKERIEIVVEGTMDEDPDNATWREYAFKGKPGDVHRIPRQFAPYHLRLDWLMWFLPLGRSLDEWFTPFLVRLLQADAATLRLLAHDPFAGDRPRWVRAVSYRYRFTTRAEFRESHARWTRDRRRPVMGPVSLRR
- a CDS encoding AAA family ATPase; this encodes MRLHHLELTGFGPFREKQSVDFEAFEHDGIFLIAGRTGAGKSSILDGVCFALYGSVPRYETGDKRLRSDHCEPEDPTEVRLEFTVGDRRWRVTRAPEYQRPARRGGGLTTEPTRAELEELVDGAWIGRAAKPREVGLFLDEVLGLNAQQFQQVILLAQNRFSRFLLASGTERQSLLRALFGTRRYEEYARELGERSRAAQHELDALGERARTLLDQAERLIAAHELVPADESVGATPLDLAARRAAVDLGEQRASYRLDTLTRERTEADDARAAAEAAHLERVGVAKAQAELGRARDRLIALEAAGPLIAEDRRRLDRARSAEVLRAPLETARRADRTAAATAEQAASADAVWARAVAGTDDADTDDLTAVVERLTGELALWTAALAQEAALADGETRMTDAAAGVARLEADIVALDAQRAQVPAELERIDTELDAQREAASRRDPARARHDEIAARLAAAVEAEGFAAAQRAAEIVHRDAAGAAAAAAARVAELLQLRLDGYAGELATTLVDGEPCAVCGATAHPSPAAPADEPVTDEILAAAQAQRDATSRHESAASDAAKRARERHAEVAARAGGEGVEPLHEQLAAAAADLAAAERAVERRDALAARRAGLAALDLEAETSRATLTEQLADARTRIAALQERVAAAREAVEAARGEHPSVADRVAHATAVRDAARAAADARADADRAAMLAAQAHADVDERVAASVFADVADVTAALVAPRAAETLAERISAHDAQLGAARARVLELELELAGAPTDPVDTDASRNVLAAADAARTAALRAEGDARTLVAGLRDLAMQIDQAYAGVAVRAADAAAIARLADTVAGRAPNTMKMDLETFVLAAELEEIVAAANLRLSDMSSGRYRLQHTDARAARGAASGLGLEIMDAFTGQSRPAQSLSGGETFLASLALALGLAEVVTARAGGIRLDTLFVDEGFGSLDEETLDLAMRTLDELRQGGRTVGVISHVAAMKEQLPAQLAVEATPAGPSVIRQDAGVRV
- a CDS encoding exonuclease SbcCD subunit D, which codes for MRILHTSDWHIGRSFHGHATLDVLRGVLEELVIQVTERDVDLVIVAGDVFDSATPAAGAYTLLTDALRGLADAGATVVVTSGNHDSAARLGFQAGLLRDSVHVITDPATVGTPITVDDEHGPVHVYGIPYLEPVLLRGAWPGVRTQADVLARAMDLVRADAVARGGRTIAVAHCFAAGVEPTPHLERDIQQGGLDIVPLSTFDGVDYMALGHIHGRQQLSPRVRYSGAPLHYSFDEGHKPRGSWLIDLGADGLGPDALGRVEWLPLPVPRAVTTLTATLDELLTDERFATHADEWVRAEYTDPLPQRDPMRRLLARFPFCAEVRHVPVAARAGDARTYAERVRAARNDAELVDAFLAHVREGEGASAREAELVGELLEQRARVEATA
- a CDS encoding MFS transporter; translation: MSEPHPTPPKTSTKGRAVPVTTAVIPLSHGARWRAFWVCVSVAAITILDMTKVNVALPSIGEVLGASSTQLQLIVSGFVLTFGLVLVPMGRLGDQRSRRTLFVVGLTLYTVTSVLCALAPTAEALLVGRLLQGVAAGIQMPQVLGMAQELFQGKERARAFGLFGATIGIATAFGPTLGGLLIALGGPTNGWRLIFWMNVPLCLIAIALALWLLPDTRTRSLRKVQLDPVGVLLFGASVVCLMWPFLFTTGAPTDNPARWWLLVAFALFASAFIAWERRYAKRGRKPLIPLGLFRITSYRNGTLLQTAYFTAAPAMFLVTTLFLQLGLGLAPVYAGMVSIGFALASAVTSWIGGNLVSTHGRVVVVWGLAGMLLCVGGLVLAALYSDPAWTPYIAAAVMTVGGAGGGLVIAPNQALTLGDIPVKQGGLAGSVGQLGQRIGAAVGTAVALSLFYAAIYRESGSHDSLVVYHDAYAFGMLSVAVFLALAFLVAIIDLTARRSARERKGAVSGAGTPVP